One window from the genome of Sphingomonas lacunae encodes:
- a CDS encoding PaaI family thioesterase — protein MQHPFAELIGLEMETAGDGSSRALLTVDPARHYNPQGVVHGAVIFAMADTGMGAALYPTLDQGQICATIEIKINYFAAARGGDLVCETRLLNRGKRVANLQSEIICDGRTIAQANGNFAIFAVKD, from the coding sequence GTGCAGCACCCTTTTGCCGAGTTGATCGGATTGGAAATGGAAACAGCGGGCGACGGCAGCAGCCGTGCGCTGCTGACCGTTGATCCTGCCCGCCATTACAATCCCCAGGGCGTTGTGCATGGTGCAGTGATCTTTGCCATGGCCGACACCGGCATGGGTGCCGCACTATACCCGACCCTTGATCAGGGACAGATTTGCGCGACGATCGAGATAAAGATCAACTATTTCGCGGCTGCCAGGGGTGGAGATTTGGTGTGTGAAACGCGCCTGCTCAACCGGGGCAAACGCGTTGCCAATCTGCAGTCGGAGATAATCTGCGACGGCCGGACCATTGCGCAGGCCAATGGCAATTTCGCCATTTTCGCGGTCAAGGACTAG
- the parE gene encoding DNA topoisomerase IV subunit B, whose protein sequence is MSDDLFAALPKGGQDYDASAIEVLEGLEPVRRRPGMYVGGTDERALHHLAAEVLDNSMDEAVAGHATRIEVTLEAGNRLTITDNGRGIPVDPHPKFPGKSALEVILTTLHSGGKFEGKAYATSGGLHGVGVSVVNALSSETVVEVARAKQLFRQRFSQGKALGPVEPLGPTPNRRGTSVSFVPDAEIFGEHARFKPQRLYRLARSKAYLFAGVEIRWKCDSELVGDDTPTEAVFQFPGGLADHLKEQIGTRECATADPFTGSQDFPPGPDGQSQGRVEWAVAWPLWSDGSYSWYCNTIPTPDGGTHEAGLRSALTKGLRAFGELVGQKKSKEITADDVLNMCESMLSVFIRDPQFQSQTKDRLTSPEAARLVEAAVRDHFDHFLSANMERGRALLSMVLDRVEERLNRKAEREVKRKTATSARKLRLPGKLTDCSNDGPEGTELFIVEGDSAGGSAKQARDRKTQAVLPIRGKILNVASASADKIRANSEIADLALALGCGMRKDCDPDRLRYERIVIMTDADVDGAHIATLLMTFFFQEMSEIVRRGRVYLAQPPLYRLSAGGKSAYARDEEQRAELERTMFKGKKVEVSRFKGLGEMMPAQLRETTMAPATRSLLRVTLPQEYEERASVRDLVDRLMGKNPEHRFQFIQANAATIDDEVIDA, encoded by the coding sequence ATGAGTGACGATCTTTTCGCCGCGCTGCCCAAGGGCGGGCAGGATTATGACGCATCGGCCATTGAGGTCCTGGAGGGGTTGGAACCCGTCCGGCGCCGGCCCGGCATGTATGTCGGCGGCACAGATGAGCGGGCGCTGCACCACCTCGCGGCCGAAGTTCTCGACAACAGCATGGACGAAGCAGTCGCGGGGCATGCGACCAGGATCGAGGTGACGCTGGAAGCTGGCAACCGGCTGACCATCACCGACAATGGCCGGGGCATTCCTGTTGACCCTCACCCCAAGTTTCCCGGCAAGTCGGCGCTGGAAGTTATTCTCACCACACTGCACTCCGGCGGCAAGTTCGAGGGAAAGGCCTATGCCACCTCAGGCGGCCTGCACGGTGTGGGCGTTTCCGTGGTCAATGCCCTGTCGAGCGAGACAGTGGTCGAGGTGGCCCGGGCGAAACAATTGTTCCGCCAACGCTTTTCCCAAGGCAAGGCGCTCGGCCCGGTCGAACCGTTGGGCCCGACGCCCAACCGCCGCGGCACCAGCGTTTCCTTTGTCCCCGATGCGGAAATCTTTGGCGAACATGCGCGCTTCAAGCCGCAACGCCTCTATCGCCTCGCCCGGTCCAAGGCCTATCTGTTTGCCGGCGTTGAGATCCGCTGGAAATGCGATTCCGAACTTGTCGGAGACGATACGCCGACAGAGGCTGTCTTCCAGTTTCCGGGCGGGTTGGCCGATCATCTGAAGGAGCAGATCGGCACGCGCGAATGCGCAACGGCTGACCCCTTCACCGGATCGCAGGATTTTCCGCCCGGACCCGATGGCCAATCGCAAGGACGGGTGGAATGGGCGGTGGCATGGCCGCTGTGGTCGGACGGCAGCTACAGCTGGTATTGCAACACCATTCCGACGCCCGACGGAGGAACGCATGAAGCAGGGCTCCGCAGCGCCTTGACCAAAGGGCTTCGTGCCTTTGGTGAATTGGTCGGGCAAAAGAAGTCCAAGGAGATCACTGCCGATGACGTTCTCAACATGTGTGAGAGCATGTTGTCTGTGTTCATCCGCGATCCCCAGTTCCAGAGCCAGACCAAGGACCGGTTGACTTCGCCCGAAGCCGCACGGCTGGTCGAGGCCGCTGTGCGCGACCATTTTGACCATTTCCTTTCCGCCAATATGGAACGTGGTCGCGCCCTTCTCAGCATGGTGCTGGACCGGGTTGAGGAACGTCTCAACCGCAAGGCCGAGCGGGAGGTCAAGCGCAAGACGGCGACCTCCGCCCGCAAGCTGCGCCTGCCCGGCAAGCTGACCGATTGCTCCAATGACGGACCTGAAGGCACGGAATTATTCATCGTCGAAGGGGATAGCGCCGGCGGCAGCGCCAAACAGGCGCGTGATCGCAAGACACAGGCGGTTTTGCCGATCCGTGGAAAGATCCTCAACGTCGCCTCGGCCAGCGCCGACAAGATTCGGGCGAACAGCGAAATTGCCGATTTGGCGCTCGCGCTCGGCTGCGGGATGCGCAAGGATTGCGACCCTGACCGGCTCCGCTACGAACGCATTGTCATCATGACCGATGCGGACGTCGACGGCGCCCACATTGCCACACTGCTGATGACATTCTTTTTCCAGGAAATGTCCGAGATTGTCCGGCGCGGCCGTGTCTATCTGGCCCAGCCACCACTTTACCGCCTCAGTGCCGGCGGCAAGAGCGCCTATGCGCGAGACGAGGAACAGCGCGCCGAGCTGGAACGGACAATGTTCAAGGGCAAGAAGGTCGAGGTATCCCGCTTCAAGGGCCTTGGCGAGATGATGCCCGCTCAGCTTCGCGAGACCACCATGGCACCTGCCACCCGCTCACTGCTGCGAGTTACCCTGCCCCAGGAATATGAGGAGCGGGCCAGCGTCCGCGATCTGGTCGACCGTCTGATGGGCAAGAATCCGGAGCATCGCTTCCAGTTCATCCAGGCGAATGCCGCAACCATTGACGATGAAGTCATCGATGCCTGA
- a CDS encoding serine hydrolase, with amino-acid sequence MKSSMPDRRWLRGGAALLASLFLQTTPPVAASTDPAPTQAEPTTAAAERAAATLLPLLQGGSAFAETFSANFLNSVPSEQVAALFAQMRNQHGMPGRIVSLIPAPAGDRYELVVGYDRANVHFQLFVDSAARIAGLRITNITTANDSLPRLASDLARLPGVVAWGLYRIEEDGRAALISGERNHLDMAVGSSFKLAILGALDEQIRRRRMRWDDVIRIDRRSVSTSEIVRWPMGSPLTLHTLAALMISESDNSATDILLHHIGRDRIEAFARSHGGLSGPNAFPMLSTIEATALKNPALAEVRTRWLTGDEHERRQLLQEEQASFVPENVDFTVFNDGPADIDSIEWFASPDSLAGLLGWFATRGSEEARAILAINPGIPGDAAARWAYLGYKGGSEPGVMAMNMLMRDAQGRAYVASMAWNNDQAPVDEAAMVMLASRASALLGDQRD; translated from the coding sequence ATGAAGTCATCGATGCCTGACCGGCGTTGGCTTCGCGGGGGCGCGGCGCTGCTCGCCAGTCTGTTCCTGCAGACAACGCCTCCGGTTGCAGCCTCAACCGATCCTGCGCCAACACAGGCAGAGCCGACCACAGCTGCCGCTGAACGGGCTGCTGCCACCCTGTTGCCCCTTTTGCAGGGCGGCAGTGCCTTTGCCGAGACATTCTCGGCCAATTTCCTCAACAGCGTTCCGTCCGAACAGGTTGCGGCCCTGTTTGCACAAATGCGCAACCAGCATGGCATGCCCGGCAGGATTGTCAGCCTGATCCCGGCGCCAGCTGGAGACCGCTATGAACTGGTCGTCGGTTACGACCGTGCCAATGTCCATTTCCAGCTGTTTGTCGATAGCGCCGCCCGCATTGCGGGCTTGCGGATCACCAACATCACGACCGCCAATGACAGTCTGCCCCGACTGGCAAGCGATCTTGCCCGACTGCCCGGAGTCGTCGCCTGGGGGTTATATCGCATCGAAGAGGATGGACGCGCCGCGCTTATCAGCGGGGAACGGAACCACCTCGACATGGCGGTCGGTTCTTCGTTCAAACTGGCAATCCTTGGCGCACTGGACGAACAGATCAGACGCCGCCGAATGCGCTGGGATGATGTGATCAGGATCGACCGGCGATCGGTATCCACAAGCGAGATTGTCCGGTGGCCGATGGGCTCCCCACTGACCCTCCACACATTGGCTGCTCTGATGATCAGTGAGAGCGACAATAGCGCGACCGACATATTGTTGCATCACATAGGCCGAGACCGGATCGAAGCCTTTGCCCGCAGCCACGGCGGCCTGTCAGGCCCCAACGCCTTTCCGATGCTTTCCACCATTGAAGCGACCGCTCTCAAGAACCCGGCTTTGGCAGAGGTGCGGACACGCTGGCTGACCGGCGATGAACATGAGAGACGTCAACTACTGCAAGAGGAACAGGCGAGCTTCGTTCCGGAAAATGTGGATTTTACCGTGTTCAACGACGGGCCTGCCGACATTGACAGTATCGAATGGTTCGCCTCCCCTGACAGCCTGGCCGGACTGCTAGGCTGGTTTGCCACCCGTGGCAGCGAAGAGGCCCGTGCCATCCTGGCCATTAACCCCGGCATTCCCGGTGACGCTGCGGCGCGCTGGGCCTATTTGGGCTATAAGGGTGGGTCAGAACCGGGGGTCATGGCGATGAACATGCTGATGCGTGATGCACAGGGCCGCGCTTATGTGGCCAGCATGGCGTGGAACAATGATCAGGCACCGGTGGATGAGGCGGCCATGGTCATGCTGGCCAGCCGCGCCAGCGCCTTGTTGGGCGATCAACGTGACTGA
- a CDS encoding ABC transporter permease: MNSQPQSLHPSQNDASSVDYPLPEMGQAVIQRVNWGGLRALYVKEVRRFFKVQTQTIWAPAVTTLMYLVIFTVAMGSNRPDVLGVHFIDFLAPGLIAMAMLQNSFANSSFSLLVGKMQGTIVDYLMPPLSELELLVAMVGAAVTRAIFVGFAIWLVMLFWPDVSVRVHHLWAVVAFGLLGSTMLGFLGLITSIWAEKFDHAAAITNFVVAPLALLSGTFYAVDKLSPTFAAISHANPFFYTISGFRYGFIGAADSPVLLGLAVLVGVNLLLGGACYALLRSGWKIKA; this comes from the coding sequence ATGAACAGCCAGCCCCAAAGCCTTCACCCGTCGCAGAATGACGCTTCTTCCGTTGATTATCCGCTTCCCGAGATGGGACAGGCGGTCATCCAACGGGTGAACTGGGGTGGCCTTCGCGCCCTCTATGTGAAGGAGGTTCGCCGTTTCTTCAAGGTGCAGACCCAGACTATCTGGGCTCCGGCGGTCACAACCTTGATGTATCTCGTTATCTTCACCGTCGCCATGGGTAGCAACCGGCCCGATGTGCTCGGTGTCCATTTCATCGACTTCCTCGCTCCTGGGCTGATCGCCATGGCGATGTTGCAGAACAGCTTCGCCAACTCCTCCTTCTCGCTGCTGGTCGGGAAAATGCAGGGGACAATCGTCGACTATTTGATGCCGCCGCTGTCCGAGCTTGAACTGCTCGTCGCGATGGTCGGTGCGGCTGTTACCCGTGCGATCTTTGTCGGCTTTGCCATCTGGCTTGTCATGCTTTTCTGGCCGGATGTGTCGGTGAGGGTTCATCACCTGTGGGCAGTGGTTGCCTTTGGCCTGCTCGGTTCCACCATGCTCGGCTTTCTCGGCCTGATCACCTCCATCTGGGCGGAAAAGTTCGATCATGCGGCGGCCATCACCAACTTTGTGGTGGCGCCGTTGGCCCTGCTGTCAGGCACTTTCTACGCCGTGGACAAGCTGAGCCCGACCTTCGCCGCGATCAGCCACGCCAATCCCTTTTTCTACACCATCTCGGGTTTCCGTTATGGCTTTATTGGCGCGGCGGACTCTCCTGTGCTGCTTGGACTGGCGGTTCTGGTGGGCGTCAATCTGTTGCTCGGTGGTGCCTGCTATGCGCTGCTGCGCTCCGGCTGGAAGATCAAGGCCTGA
- a CDS encoding trans-sulfuration enzyme family protein, translating to MKRNAGLDRNITKGWRPATQAVRGGTWRSEHGETSEALFLTSGYTYDDAATVAARFSGEQTGMTYSRLQNPTVEMLEERIALLEGAEACRAQATGMAAMTTALLCQLNSGDHVVAAKAAFGSCRWLTDNLLPRWGITTTTIDATDNAAWEAAIQPNTKVFFFETPANPTMGIVDLAYVCGLAKAHGITTVVDNAFATSALQRPMDYGADVVAYSATKMMDGQGRVLAGAVCASAKFMEEKLLPFQRNTGPNCAPFNAWVVLKGLETLDLRIHRQSENALKVGRFMEGRVPRILHPGLPSHPQHDLAMAQMKACGPIFSFDVDGGRAQAHAILDALQLIDISNNIGDSRSLMTHPASTTHHGVGPDVRADMGVGEGMIRINVGLEDPDDLIEDLDRALTAAGL from the coding sequence ATGAAGCGCAACGCAGGCCTTGATCGCAATATCACCAAGGGCTGGCGCCCCGCGACACAGGCAGTGCGCGGCGGTACCTGGCGCAGCGAGCATGGCGAGACGTCAGAAGCGCTGTTCCTGACGTCCGGCTACACCTATGACGATGCCGCGACCGTCGCCGCCCGCTTCTCGGGCGAACAGACCGGCATGACCTATTCGCGGCTGCAAAACCCGACGGTCGAGATGCTCGAGGAACGCATCGCCCTGCTCGAAGGAGCGGAGGCGTGCCGTGCACAGGCCACCGGCATGGCAGCGATGACCACGGCCTTGCTGTGCCAGCTCAACAGCGGCGACCATGTCGTCGCGGCCAAGGCGGCGTTCGGCTCTTGCCGCTGGCTGACTGACAATCTGCTGCCGCGCTGGGGCATCACCACCACCACCATCGACGCCACCGACAATGCGGCCTGGGAAGCGGCCATCCAGCCGAATACCAAGGTTTTCTTCTTTGAAACACCGGCCAACCCGACCATGGGTATTGTCGATCTCGCCTATGTCTGCGGCCTCGCCAAGGCGCATGGCATCACGACCGTCGTCGATAATGCCTTTGCCACCAGCGCACTGCAGCGGCCGATGGATTATGGCGCGGACGTTGTTGCCTATTCAGCGACCAAGATGATGGACGGGCAGGGCAGGGTGCTTGCCGGTGCTGTTTGTGCCTCCGCCAAGTTCATGGAAGAAAAGCTGTTGCCGTTCCAGCGCAACACCGGACCCAATTGCGCGCCGTTCAATGCCTGGGTGGTGCTCAAGGGTCTGGAAACGCTCGACCTGCGCATCCACCGCCAGTCCGAAAATGCCCTCAAGGTCGGCCGTTTCATGGAAGGACGGGTGCCACGCATCCTCCACCCCGGCCTGCCGAGCCACCCGCAGCATGATCTCGCGATGGCCCAGATGAAGGCATGCGGGCCGATTTTCTCCTTCGATGTCGATGGCGGTCGCGCCCAGGCCCATGCCATTCTCGACGCGCTGCAACTGATCGACATTTCGAACAATATCGGCGATTCCCGCTCGCTGATGACCCATCCGGCATCGACCACGCACCATGGCGTCGGGCCAGACGTTCGGGCTGACATGGGTGTTGGTGAGGGGATGATCCGTATCAATGTGGGGCTCGAAGACCCCGATGATCTGATCGAGGATCTCGACCGGGCATTGACCGCGGCGGGACTATAG
- a CDS encoding LysR family transcriptional regulator yields MKRTHLPLNALRVFDAAARHLSFTRAADELAVTPAAVGQQIRALEDVLGVVLFRRTPKGLELTVEAQAGLEDLRAGFLRFEQSVQAMRAGQSSKSLTIAAPRDMTARWLAPRLAAVAAADPELRFTLIAADTPLDFTEANLDLALRWATGPDDLEGVPICEPALVSIAPPEGDGLFHIAWGSDHAGEQDERPVMRVADAGLAISAVRQGLGHADVPLLLAESEIAEGKVRALGDARPHDHGYWLVAPTPQWRQKKVQALVAALTSC; encoded by the coding sequence ATGAAGCGGACACATCTACCGCTCAATGCCTTGCGCGTGTTTGACGCTGCTGCCCGGCATCTCAGCTTTACCCGTGCCGCGGATGAATTGGCGGTGACACCAGCAGCGGTCGGTCAGCAAATCCGTGCTCTTGAGGATGTTCTGGGGGTTGTATTGTTCCGCCGCACCCCGAAGGGCCTGGAACTCACAGTCGAGGCACAGGCCGGGCTGGAGGATCTGCGTGCCGGTTTTCTCCGTTTCGAACAATCGGTTCAGGCAATGCGCGCAGGCCAGTCGTCCAAGTCGCTGACCATCGCAGCACCGCGAGACATGACCGCCCGCTGGCTCGCGCCCCGTTTGGCTGCGGTCGCCGCTGCGGACCCTGAGTTGCGCTTTACGCTGATTGCCGCCGACACACCGCTTGACTTTACTGAGGCCAATCTTGATCTCGCGCTGCGCTGGGCAACAGGGCCGGACGACCTGGAGGGCGTACCCATTTGTGAGCCCGCCTTGGTCAGCATTGCGCCGCCAGAGGGCGATGGCCTGTTCCACATTGCATGGGGCAGCGACCACGCTGGTGAACAGGACGAACGACCAGTGATGCGGGTTGCCGATGCGGGTCTGGCTATCTCGGCGGTGCGGCAGGGCCTGGGGCATGCCGATGTGCCGCTGCTGCTTGCTGAATCCGAAATTGCCGAGGGCAAGGTTCGCGCGCTAGGCGACGCACGACCTCATGACCATGGCTATTGGTTGGTCGCGCCAACGCCGCAGTGGCGCCAGAAAAAGGTGCAGGCTCTGGTCGCCGCGCTGACGTCGTGCTGA
- a CDS encoding threonine dehydratase, translating to MSDFSLASLRQAQALVREQVPPTAQHNWPLLAEALDCEVWVKHENHAPTGAFKVRGAITYIDWLKREHPGVTGIITATRGNHGQAQVRAARAAGLTATIVVPLGNAKEKNAAMRALGAELIEHGNSFDEAKAEAASRAAQYGLVMVPSYHDELVRGVASYGLELFEAVPDLDTVYVPVGCGSGLCGTIAARDALGLSTKVVGVVSSHVDAAKQSFEAGHLIANDTAYTFADGVAVCTPVQAALDYFGPRADRFVAVSDNQVADAIRLLWQATHNLAEGAGAIAMGALMQEREAMRGKKVAVILSGGNLDMKQAAEVLGGRTPAVAAWQIVHGWEI from the coding sequence ATGAGCGATTTCTCCCTCGCTTCGCTGCGCCAGGCTCAGGCTCTGGTGCGTGAGCAGGTGCCGCCGACAGCCCAACATAACTGGCCGCTGCTGGCCGAGGCGCTGGATTGCGAGGTGTGGGTCAAGCATGAGAACCACGCTCCAACTGGCGCGTTCAAGGTGCGCGGGGCGATCACCTATATCGACTGGCTGAAGCGCGAGCATCCCGGGGTCACTGGCATCATCACCGCCACGCGCGGCAATCATGGGCAGGCACAGGTGCGTGCCGCCCGCGCCGCCGGTTTGACCGCGACCATCGTCGTGCCGCTGGGCAACGCCAAAGAAAAGAATGCGGCGATGCGTGCACTCGGCGCCGAACTGATCGAGCATGGCAATAGCTTTGACGAGGCCAAGGCGGAGGCGGCGTCAAGGGCGGCGCAATATGGCCTGGTCATGGTGCCCAGCTATCATGATGAGCTGGTCCGCGGCGTCGCCAGCTATGGGCTCGAACTGTTCGAGGCGGTGCCCGATCTCGACACTGTCTATGTGCCGGTCGGCTGTGGCTCGGGTCTGTGTGGCACTATCGCGGCGCGCGATGCACTGGGCCTGTCCACCAAGGTGGTGGGTGTCGTCTCTTCACATGTTGATGCGGCTAAGCAGAGTTTCGAGGCAGGCCATCTGATTGCCAATGATACCGCCTATACCTTTGCCGACGGCGTTGCCGTATGCACGCCGGTGCAGGCTGCTTTGGACTATTTTGGCCCGCGCGCTGACCGCTTTGTCGCCGTCAGCGACAATCAGGTGGCGGATGCCATCCGGCTGCTGTGGCAGGCCACGCATAATCTCGCCGAGGGGGCCGGCGCCATCGCCATGGGTGCGCTGATGCAGGAGCGCGAGGCAATGCGCGGCAAAAAGGTCGCGGTCATCCTTTCGGGTGGCAATCTCGATATGAAGCAGGCGGCGGAAGTGCTAGGCGGTCGGACGCCGGCGGTGGCCGCCTGGCAGATCGTGCATGGATGGGAAATATGA
- the apaG gene encoding Co2+/Mg2+ efflux protein ApaG: MSALFPYALTTGSVTVRVSVSFQGETSDPSANRWFWIYHIRIENDGDRDIQLISRRWEITDGRGAINVVEGLGVVGEQPVIAPGAAFDYVSGCPLGTPSGRMVGSYGMVDDSGRQFRIGIPDIPLLGPAVSR; this comes from the coding sequence ATGAGTGCGCTCTTCCCCTATGCCTTGACCACGGGGTCGGTGACCGTGCGCGTTTCGGTCAGTTTTCAGGGTGAAACGTCTGATCCTTCGGCCAACCGCTGGTTCTGGATTTATCACATCCGCATCGAAAATGATGGTGATCGGGACATACAGCTGATTTCGCGGCGATGGGAAATTACCGATGGCCGCGGCGCCATCAATGTCGTGGAAGGGTTGGGGGTTGTCGGGGAACAGCCAGTGATCGCACCTGGCGCCGCCTTTGACTATGTCTCTGGCTGTCCTCTCGGCACACCGTCAGGCCGGATGGTTGGCAGCTATGGCATGGTGGATGATAGTGGTCGGCAATTCCGCATTGGCATCCCGGACATCCCCCTGCTTGGTCCGGCGGTCAGCCGATGA
- the leuB gene encoding 3-isopropylmalate dehydrogenase → MKIAVFAGDGIGPEVTAEAVRVLHALDLPGLELIDGLVGAAAWRATGHPLPSETIAIAKASDAILFGAVGDFDCDHLERHLRPEQAILGLRRELGLFANLRPAKTIPALVGHSALRPEIASSIDLLIVRELNGDVYFGEKGMRTTPAGLRQGYDVMAYDESEVRRIAHVAFRAARARGGRLCSVDKANVLETSQLWRDVMIEVSADYPDIALEHMYVDNAAMQLVKDPGKFDVVVTGNLFGDILSDQASMCVGSIGLLASASLDANDKGLYEPIHGSAPDIAGKGIANPLATILSAAMMLRYSLGQAAAADRIEAAVDAALASGLRSGDLGGSATTRQMGDAVLEALAAQ, encoded by the coding sequence ATGAAAATCGCTGTCTTTGCCGGGGACGGAATCGGTCCCGAAGTCACCGCTGAGGCGGTACGTGTTCTCCATGCGCTGGACCTGCCGGGCCTTGAACTGATCGACGGGTTGGTCGGTGCAGCTGCCTGGCGCGCTACCGGTCATCCGCTGCCATCCGAGACCATCGCCATTGCCAAGGCATCAGACGCCATTTTGTTTGGCGCGGTGGGCGATTTTGACTGCGACCATCTCGAACGGCACCTGCGACCCGAACAGGCGATTCTGGGCTTGCGCCGCGAACTCGGCCTGTTCGCCAACTTGCGCCCGGCCAAAACCATCCCGGCGCTGGTCGGCCATTCGGCACTGCGTCCCGAGATCGCCTCGTCCATTGACCTGCTGATTGTCCGCGAGCTCAACGGAGACGTCTATTTCGGCGAGAAGGGCATGCGCACCACTCCTGCCGGCCTGCGTCAGGGCTATGACGTGATGGCCTATGACGAGAGCGAGGTCCGCCGCATCGCCCATGTCGCCTTCCGCGCAGCTCGCGCGCGGGGCGGCCGCCTCTGTTCCGTTGACAAGGCCAATGTGCTGGAGACCTCCCAGCTGTGGCGTGATGTGATGATCGAGGTGTCGGCCGACTATCCCGACATCGCCCTTGAGCATATGTATGTCGACAATGCCGCGATGCAGCTGGTCAAGGACCCCGGCAAGTTTGATGTGGTCGTCACGGGCAACCTGTTTGGCGACATCCTCTCGGATCAGGCGAGCATGTGCGTCGGCTCCATCGGCCTGCTCGCTTCGGCCTCGCTCGATGCCAATGACAAGGGTCTCTATGAGCCGATCCACGGCAGCGCCCCTGACATTGCCGGCAAGGGGATAGCCAATCCGCTGGCGACCATCCTCTCCGCCGCGATGATGCTGCGCTACTCGCTCGGACAGGCGGCGGCGGCGGACAGGATCGAGGCTGCAGTCGATGCCGCGCTCGCTTCGGGCCTTCGCAGTGGTGACCTCGGCGGCAGCGCCACGACCCGCCAGATGGGCGATGCGGTTCTGGAGGCGCTGGCGGCGCAATGA
- a CDS encoding GcrA family cell cycle regulator, translating to MSWTDERIETLRKLWENGLTASQIADELGGVSRNAVIGKAHRLGLKSRPSPVKTAEDNSEAKATPAKAGAERTARPAPVAKPAAPRVPTPTPAAKAAVPARPSAPAAPVSRTEPEASASVAAPAVPPAEARKPDGPRLVSIGPGGFIRQGPGDQQAPIPPAPPRRRVPAKPTPEMADKTSLLDLNDRICRWPMGHPGEPDFHFCGEAVNPGYPYCVDHCGRAFQAQLPRGTRRPPPPPPFGGPRVR from the coding sequence ATGTCATGGACTGACGAGCGTATCGAAACCCTCAGAAAACTCTGGGAAAACGGGCTGACTGCCAGCCAGATCGCCGATGAACTGGGCGGTGTCAGCCGCAATGCCGTGATTGGCAAGGCGCATCGGCTGGGCTTGAAATCCCGCCCTTCGCCGGTGAAGACTGCCGAAGACAATAGTGAGGCGAAGGCAACGCCAGCGAAGGCTGGGGCAGAACGGACTGCGCGTCCGGCACCGGTGGCCAAGCCGGCTGCTCCGCGTGTGCCCACTCCTACCCCGGCAGCAAAGGCAGCCGTCCCTGCTCGCCCATCCGCGCCGGCTGCACCAGTTTCCCGAACCGAACCGGAGGCCTCAGCATCCGTCGCGGCGCCTGCCGTACCGCCGGCCGAGGCGCGCAAGCCCGATGGCCCGCGGCTCGTGTCGATCGGACCGGGCGGATTCATCCGCCAGGGGCCGGGTGACCAACAGGCGCCCATTCCTCCCGCCCCTCCTCGCCGCCGGGTCCCGGCCAAGCCGACTCCGGAGATGGCTGACAAGACGAGCCTGTTGGACCTCAATGACCGCATTTGCCGTTGGCCGATGGGACACCCTGGCGAACCCGATTTCCATTTTTGCGGGGAAGCGGTGAATCCTGGCTATCCTTATTGCGTCGACCATTGCGGTCGCGCGTTCCAGGCCCAGTTGCCGCGCGGAACACGCCGTCCTCCTCCGCCGCCGCCCTTTGGCGGGCCTCGCGTGCGCTAA
- the hspQ gene encoding heat shock protein HspQ, with amino-acid sequence MLSPDHARNAMGAQPVITARFGVGDVVRHRLFDFRGVVFDVDPVFSNSEEWYEAIPEDMRPRRDQPFYHLLAENDETSYLAYVSQQNLVSDGASGPVSHPGIDELFEGFANGQYKLRPRHRH; translated from the coding sequence ATGCTATCACCCGACCATGCCCGCAACGCAATGGGTGCGCAGCCCGTCATTACCGCACGTTTTGGTGTCGGCGATGTGGTGCGCCACCGGCTGTTCGATTTCCGGGGTGTCGTGTTTGACGTCGACCCGGTCTTTTCGAACAGCGAGGAATGGTATGAAGCGATCCCCGAGGACATGCGCCCGCGACGCGACCAGCCATTTTACCACCTGCTCGCGGAAAATGACGAGACCAGCTACCTCGCCTATGTCAGTCAGCAAAATCTGGTGAGCGACGGCGCGTCAGGCCCGGTCAGCCATCCCGGGATAGACGAATTGTTCGAGGGCTTTGCCAACGGCCAGTATAAATTGCGGCCGCGCCATCGGCACTGA